The Rhipicephalus sanguineus isolate Rsan-2018 chromosome 7, BIME_Rsan_1.4, whole genome shotgun sequence genome includes a window with the following:
- the LOC119399190 gene encoding uncharacterized protein LOC119399190: MASFVIQPPDAFNFSSPNEWTKWKQRFERFRTSSGLSVKPEQHQVDALLYIMGEQAEEIYATFALSEENSKKFDAVVEQFDKYFIPRRNVIFERARFNTRLQKDGESAEDFVTALHTLSKDCEFGALREEFVRDRLVVGIKDKQLSARLQLDAGLTLQKALDSVRQIESVRQQQAELHQELPSLNKVASATVLVQGQPVDFKIDTGADETVLPTHVFQTLKDRPLLSAPARQLHGPDGKLLPAAGVAQLQLVYRNHATTQDIYVLDQICTPLLGKPAIKKLQMLTFVNATADKVNPKEEFPAVFQ, encoded by the exons ATGGCGTCATTCGTTATTCAACCGCCGGACGCCTTCAACTTTTCGTCGCCGAACGAGTGGACGAAGTGGAAACAGCGTTTTGAACGTTTCCGAACCTCTTCAGGCTTGTCCGTGAAGCCCGAGCAACATCAAGTAGACGCCCTACTCTACATCATGGGTGAGCAAGCCGAGGAAATCTACGCCACCTTCGCTTTATCTGAAGAGAACTCCAAGAAATTCGACGCCGTCGTGGAGCAGTTCGACAAGTATTTTATTCCGCGACGCAACGTAATCTTCGAACGAGCCAGATTCAACACCAGACTGCAAAAAGATGGTGAGTCGGCCGAAGATTTCGTCACTGCGCTTCACACGCTTTCGAAAGATTGCGAGTTCGGTGCTCTTCGAGAGGAGTTCGTGCGCGACCGCCTCGTGGTTGGGATAAAAGACAAGCAGCTATCCGCCAGGTTACAGCTCGACGCAGGGCTCACACTACAAAAGGCTCTCGATTCCGTCCGCCAGATCGAGAGTGTCCGTCAGCAACAAGCGGAGCTCCACCAGGAACTGCCATCTTTGAACAAAGTTGCATCCG CAACAGTCTTGGTTCAAGGCCAGCCAGTAGACTTCAAAATTGACACTGGTGCCGACGAAACCGTCCTCCCGACGCACGTATTCCAGACGCTCAAGGACAGGCCGCTTCTATCAGCTCCTGCTCGTCAGCTGCATGGCCCAGATGGAAAGCTTCTTCCAGCAGCAGGAGTGGCACAACTCCAGCTCGTCTACCGCAACCACGCGACTACTCAGGATATATACGTCCTAGATCAGATCTGCACTCCGTTGCTAGGCAAGCCAGCCATCAAAAAGCTACAGATGCTGACCTTCGTAAACGCCACTGCCGACAAAGTGAACCCGAAAGAAGAATTTCCAGCGGTGTTCCAATGA